From Rhizobium favelukesii, the proteins below share one genomic window:
- a CDS encoding RrF2 family transcriptional regulator — protein sequence MITQKAKYALRALTVLAEADDGEPVMISDIAAQQKIPKKFLEQILLDLKHQGIVVSRRGKQGGYLLLKPADMITLGEVLRIIDGPIAPLPCLSITAYRKCDDCDGEQNCEIRHVFAKVADATRKVLFSTTIADAVAPAKGAQVTRLLA from the coding sequence ATGATTACGCAGAAGGCAAAATATGCGCTGAGGGCGCTGACGGTATTGGCTGAAGCCGATGACGGCGAGCCTGTGATGATCTCCGACATCGCAGCGCAGCAGAAGATACCGAAGAAGTTCCTGGAACAGATTCTGCTCGACCTGAAACATCAGGGCATCGTCGTCAGCCGTCGCGGCAAGCAGGGGGGGTATCTCTTGCTGAAGCCGGCCGACATGATCACCTTAGGCGAGGTGCTGCGCATCATTGACGGTCCGATCGCACCGCTTCCCTGCCTCTCGATCACGGCTTATCGCAAATGCGATGATTGCGACGGCGAGCAGAACTGCGAGATCCGCCACGTCTTCGCCAAGGTGGCGGACGCAACCCGCAAGGTGCTGTTTTCCACGACGATCGCTGATGCCGTGGCGCCGGCAAAGGGCGCGCAAGTCACCCGCCTGCTGGCCTAG
- the betB gene encoding betaine-aldehyde dehydrogenase, which translates to MTLKAQPKASHFIDGEYVEDEAGSVIESIYPATGEVIARLHAATPAIVEKAIAAAKRAQPEWAAMSPTARGRILKRAAEIMRERNRELSELETLDTGKPIQETIVADATSGADSFEFFGGIAAAGLNGSYIPLGGDFAYTKRVPLGVCVGIGAWNYPQQIACWKGAPALAAGNAMVFKPSENTPLGALAIAEILHEAGLPKGLYNVIQGDRETGPLLVNHADVAKVSLTGSVPTGRKVAAAAAGSLKHVTMELGGKSPLVVFDDADIDSAVGGAMLGNFYSTGQVCSNGTRVFVQRKIKAEFLKRLKARTEAILIGDPMDEATQLGPMVSWAQRDKVLSYVEKGKAEGATLVTGGGIPNNVSGEGYYVQPTVFADVTDDMTIAREEIFGPVMCVLDFDDEAEVIARGNATEFGLSAGVFTADLTRAHRVVDQLEAGTLWINTYNLCPVEIPFGGLKQSGFGRENSLAALEHYSELKTVYVGMGKVEAPY; encoded by the coding sequence GTGACCCTCAAAGCCCAGCCGAAAGCCTCCCACTTCATTGACGGCGAATATGTCGAGGATGAAGCAGGCAGCGTCATCGAAAGCATCTATCCGGCGACCGGCGAGGTGATCGCCCGGCTGCACGCGGCGACACCCGCGATCGTCGAAAAGGCGATCGCCGCGGCCAAGCGCGCCCAGCCCGAATGGGCGGCGATGAGTCCGACGGCGCGCGGCCGTATCCTCAAGCGGGCTGCCGAGATCATGCGCGAGCGCAATCGCGAGCTGTCCGAGCTGGAGACACTCGACACCGGCAAGCCGATCCAGGAAACCATCGTTGCCGATGCGACCTCGGGCGCCGACAGTTTCGAGTTCTTCGGCGGCATCGCCGCTGCCGGCCTCAACGGTTCCTACATCCCTCTCGGCGGCGACTTCGCCTACACCAAGCGCGTGCCGCTCGGTGTCTGCGTCGGCATCGGCGCCTGGAACTATCCGCAGCAGATCGCATGCTGGAAGGGCGCGCCGGCGCTCGCCGCCGGCAATGCCATGGTCTTCAAGCCGTCGGAGAACACGCCGCTTGGCGCGCTTGCCATCGCAGAGATCCTGCACGAGGCCGGCCTGCCGAAGGGGCTCTACAATGTCATCCAGGGTGACCGCGAAACCGGCCCGCTGCTCGTCAACCATGCTGACGTCGCCAAGGTGTCGCTGACGGGCTCGGTGCCGACCGGCCGCAAGGTCGCTGCCGCTGCTGCCGGCAGCCTGAAGCACGTCACCATGGAGCTCGGCGGCAAGTCGCCGCTTGTCGTCTTCGACGATGCCGATATCGACAGTGCCGTTGGCGGCGCCATGCTCGGCAACTTCTATTCGACCGGCCAGGTCTGCTCGAACGGCACGCGTGTCTTCGTGCAGCGAAAGATCAAGGCGGAATTCCTGAAGCGGCTGAAGGCCCGTACGGAGGCCATCCTGATCGGCGACCCGATGGATGAGGCCACGCAGCTCGGGCCCATGGTCTCCTGGGCGCAGCGCGACAAGGTTCTATCCTACGTCGAGAAGGGCAAGGCGGAGGGCGCGACGCTTGTCACCGGCGGTGGCATTCCGAACAATGTCTCCGGCGAAGGCTATTACGTCCAGCCGACGGTCTTTGCCGACGTCACTGACGATATGACGATCGCTCGTGAAGAGATCTTCGGGCCTGTCATGTGCGTTCTCGACTTCGACGACGAGGCAGAGGTGATCGCGCGCGGCAACGCCACGGAATTCGGCCTCTCGGCCGGCGTCTTCACCGCCGATCTGACACGCGCCCATCGCGTCGTCGATCAGCTCGAGGCCGGCACGCTCTGGATCAACACCTACAACCTCTGCCCTGTCGAGATTCCCTTCGGCGGCTTAAAGCAATCCGGCTTCGGGCGCGAGAACTCGCTCGCAGCGCTGGAACACTATTCGGAACTGAAGACGGTGTACGTCGGCATGGGAAAGGTCGAGGCGCCGTATTGA
- a CDS encoding ribbon-helix-helix domain-containing protein: MPMVTVSISPLQAADIRAAVDNGSYASSSEVVREALRLWDAARKVGGHDSEMLNQDCIPGGGKCVAEMFADHEAEHRRTA; encoded by the coding sequence ATGCCGATGGTCACCGTATCCATTTCACCACTGCAGGCGGCGGACATTCGCGCCGCGGTAGACAATGGCAGCTATGCTTCGAGCAGCGAGGTCGTGCGCGAAGCCCTGCGTCTGTGGGACGCCGCCCGAAAGGTCGGTGGACACGACAGCGAAATGCTCAATCAGGACTGCATCCCTGGAGGCGGCAAATGCGTTGCCGAGATGTTCGCCGATCACGAGGCCGAGCATCGGCGCACCGCCTGA
- the cysN gene encoding sulfate adenylyltransferase subunit CysN — MTAAVTAHALTVPAAEPATATRDARPLRLITCGSVDDGKSTLIGRLLWDTKAVKEDQAATLQRDSTGKQNDLGLPDFALLLDGLQAEREQGITIDVAYRYFSTDKRSFIVADTPGHEQYTRNMATGASTADLAILLVDARAGILEQTRRHATIASLLGIKQFVLAINKIDLTNYDRSGFDKITHEFREFALSLGVKQITAIPMSALKGENVVYSGEASMPWYAGPTLVETLELATVRSSQATGFRFSVQRVSRPGESFRGYQGTVAGGSVKPGDSVMILPSGMVANVSKIVTFDLVRNAAVAGDAITLVLDRQVDVARGDMIVSIDSQPQVGLSFDAQIVALQPEGIEAGKRYWLKSGSRRQRVQVQPLAQLELKSGAWVPVDTLYMNAIGKVRLAFDEQAIFDPYEQNRASGSFILIDPDTNNTVAGGMVSGKRSELGGIHGGDARVILSLPADLADQIMASELFANRRHEAEVRRMTAAQAADLWSNAASDI; from the coding sequence ATGACCGCAGCCGTAACCGCACACGCCCTTACCGTGCCCGCCGCAGAACCTGCAACGGCGACGCGCGACGCGCGACCGCTGCGCCTCATCACCTGCGGCAGCGTCGATGATGGCAAGTCCACCCTGATCGGCCGCCTGCTCTGGGATACCAAGGCCGTCAAGGAAGACCAGGCCGCTACGCTCCAGCGCGATTCGACGGGCAAGCAGAACGACCTCGGCTTGCCTGACTTTGCCCTGTTGCTTGACGGCCTTCAGGCCGAGCGCGAACAGGGCATCACCATCGATGTTGCCTATCGCTACTTCTCGACTGACAAGCGCTCCTTCATCGTCGCCGACACACCCGGCCACGAGCAGTACACCCGCAACATGGCAACCGGCGCTTCCACCGCCGACCTCGCCATCCTGCTGGTCGACGCCCGCGCCGGCATTCTGGAACAGACCCGCCGCCACGCAACTATCGCCTCCCTGCTCGGCATCAAGCAGTTCGTGCTTGCGATCAACAAGATCGACCTGACGAACTACGACCGCTCCGGCTTCGACAAGATCACCCATGAATTCCGCGAGTTCGCGCTGTCGCTCGGCGTCAAGCAGATCACCGCGATCCCGATGTCCGCCCTGAAGGGCGAGAATGTCGTCTATTCCGGTGAAGCGTCGATGCCGTGGTATGCCGGCCCGACGCTGGTCGAAACCCTTGAGCTTGCTACCGTCCGCTCCTCGCAGGCGACGGGCTTCCGTTTCTCTGTGCAGCGCGTCTCGCGCCCCGGCGAAAGCTTCCGCGGCTACCAGGGCACGGTTGCCGGCGGTTCCGTCAAGCCGGGCGACAGCGTCATGATCCTGCCCTCGGGCATGGTCGCCAACGTCTCCAAGATCGTCACCTTCGATCTGGTGCGCAATGCCGCAGTTGCCGGCGACGCGATCACGCTGGTTCTCGACCGGCAGGTGGACGTCGCGCGCGGCGACATGATCGTCTCGATCGACAGCCAGCCGCAGGTCGGCCTCTCCTTCGACGCACAGATCGTTGCGCTGCAGCCGGAAGGCATCGAAGCCGGCAAGCGCTACTGGCTGAAGAGCGGCAGCCGCCGCCAGCGTGTGCAGGTGCAGCCATTGGCGCAGCTTGAGCTGAAGAGCGGTGCCTGGGTTCCCGTCGATACGCTCTACATGAATGCCATCGGCAAGGTGCGCCTCGCCTTCGACGAACAGGCAATCTTCGACCCCTATGAGCAGAACCGTGCATCCGGCTCGTTCATCCTGATCGACCCCGACACCAACAACACGGTGGCCGGTGGCATGGTGAGCGGAAAGCGCAGCGAACTCGGCGGCATCCACGGCGGCGACGCCCGCGTGATCCTGTCGCTGCCCGCCGACCTCGCCGACCAGATCATGGCGAGCGAACTCTTCGCCAACCGCCGCCACGAGGCGGAGGTGCGGCGCATGACCGCCGCCCAGGCCGCCGACCTCTGGTCGAATGCGGCAAGCGACATCTAG
- a CDS encoding HdeD family acid-resistance protein has translation MADIPDRLSFPSLQSKWGWFVALGVLLIACGLIAAANIVLATVASVYYVGMLMLIGGIVYLVHAFQVRSWDQVLFWALSGVLYVLAGVFAFTNPLLASAALTLFLSIALLIAGVFRTWVGWRMRPVKGWGWVLASGIITALAGVVIALGWPVNSLWILGLFLACDLLIQGWSMLAFGFAIRR, from the coding sequence ATGGCTGATATTCCTGACCGACTGAGCTTTCCGTCCTTGCAATCGAAATGGGGTTGGTTCGTTGCACTTGGGGTCCTGTTGATCGCATGCGGCCTTATAGCAGCGGCAAATATCGTGCTCGCGACCGTCGCGTCCGTCTACTACGTCGGGATGCTGATGCTGATCGGCGGCATCGTCTATCTGGTTCACGCGTTTCAGGTGCGAAGCTGGGACCAGGTGCTGTTTTGGGCGCTGAGCGGCGTACTTTATGTGCTGGCCGGTGTTTTCGCCTTCACGAATCCGCTACTTGCCTCGGCCGCGCTGACGCTGTTCCTCTCGATCGCGCTTCTGATTGCCGGCGTGTTCCGCACGTGGGTCGGCTGGCGCATGCGTCCGGTGAAGGGGTGGGGTTGGGTGCTCGCAAGCGGCATCATCACCGCGCTGGCGGGCGTGGTCATCGCGCTCGGATGGCCCGTCAATAGTCTCTGGATCCTGGGGCTTTTCCTCGCCTGCGACCTTCTCATCCAAGGCTGGTCGATGCTTGCCTTCGGCTTCGCGATCCGCCGCTAA
- the betI gene encoding transcriptional regulator BetI — MPKVGMEPVRRKALVDAALRVIGDHGSLTVTMSEIARQAGVSPALAHHYFGSKEQLLIETVRSLLKQLRDDAVKALKAAVTSREKLSAVIRVSFQADQFAPSTIAAWLAFYAEAQRSEETRRFLVIYARRLRSNLLANLKALCPADAAERIAEGAAAMIDGLYIRQSLRSAPVSIEASISLTEDYINSQLAALAKGQIQ, encoded by the coding sequence ATGCCCAAAGTCGGAATGGAGCCTGTACGCCGCAAGGCGCTCGTGGATGCAGCGCTGCGCGTGATCGGGGATCACGGCTCGCTCACCGTCACCATGTCCGAAATTGCCCGGCAGGCCGGTGTTTCGCCGGCGCTGGCGCATCACTATTTCGGCAGCAAGGAACAGCTGCTGATCGAGACCGTTCGCTCTCTCTTAAAGCAGTTGCGCGACGACGCGGTGAAAGCGTTGAAGGCGGCAGTCACGTCGCGCGAAAAGCTCTCCGCCGTGATCCGGGTCAGCTTCCAGGCCGACCAGTTTGCGCCGTCAACCATCGCCGCCTGGCTTGCCTTCTATGCCGAGGCGCAGCGCTCGGAGGAGACGCGGCGCTTCCTCGTCATCTATGCCCGCCGCCTGCGGTCGAACCTGCTTGCCAACCTGAAGGCGCTCTGCCCTGCGGATGCCGCAGAACGCATTGCTGAAGGCGCGGCTGCGATGATCGACGGGCTCTACATCCGCCAAAGTCTGAGGTCAGCGCCTGTCAGCATCGAGGCATCGATCTCGCTCACCGAAGACTACATCAATTCACAGCTTGCCGCCCTTGCGAAAGGACAAATCCAGTGA
- a CDS encoding DUF6152 family protein, with the protein MHVMGSKRMAIGAILAVTLATGAAAHHGWSWAEGEQTELRGTIEKVTMGGPHPTLDVATASDGVWLVELGNPRQTERSGFVEGSAKKGDPVVVLGNRSLKADEKRMKAVRITVADKRYDIYPERIQTN; encoded by the coding sequence ATGCACGTCATGGGCTCGAAACGAATGGCAATCGGCGCAATCCTCGCAGTCACTTTGGCCACGGGAGCGGCCGCGCACCACGGCTGGTCATGGGCCGAGGGAGAGCAGACGGAATTGCGCGGCACCATCGAAAAGGTAACGATGGGCGGCCCACATCCGACGCTCGATGTTGCGACCGCCAGCGACGGCGTCTGGCTCGTCGAACTCGGCAACCCGCGGCAGACGGAGCGCTCGGGCTTTGTCGAAGGCTCGGCGAAGAAGGGGGATCCGGTTGTCGTTCTCGGAAACCGTTCGCTAAAGGCTGACGAAAAGCGAATGAAGGCCGTGCGGATCACGGTCGCCGACAAGCGCTACGATATTTACCCGGAACGGATCCAGACGAACTGA
- the cysD gene encoding sulfate adenylyltransferase subunit CysD, with the protein MPDSRPDTEINNPRSAKPPLDPHLKALENEAIHIFREVAAEFEKPVMLYSIGKDSSVLLHLARKAFYPGRVPFPLLHVNTGWKFREMIAFRDETAKKYDLDLIEHINPRGAAENVTPFTHGSAAFTDIMKTEGLRQALDAGQFDAAFGGARRDEEASRAKERIYSFRTPDHRWDPRNQRPELWNIYNGQIRKGESVRVFPLSNWTEVDIWRYIQAEDIPLVPLYYAKKRPYVERDGMMILAEDPRLELLPGEVRQEGMIRFRTLGDFPLTGAIPSKATTLEEVIAELEIATVSERQGRAIDRDQSGSMEKKKREGYF; encoded by the coding sequence ATGCCCGATAGCCGTCCGGATACGGAAATCAACAATCCCCGGAGCGCGAAGCCGCCGCTCGATCCGCATTTGAAGGCGCTCGAAAACGAAGCGATCCACATTTTCCGCGAGGTCGCCGCCGAGTTCGAGAAGCCCGTCATGCTCTACTCGATCGGCAAGGACTCGTCCGTCCTGCTGCATCTCGCACGCAAGGCATTCTATCCCGGTCGCGTCCCCTTCCCGCTGCTGCACGTCAACACCGGCTGGAAATTCCGCGAGATGATCGCTTTTCGCGACGAAACCGCGAAGAAATACGACCTCGACCTGATCGAGCACATCAATCCGCGCGGTGCGGCTGAAAACGTGACGCCGTTCACGCATGGCTCGGCAGCCTTCACCGACATCATGAAGACCGAAGGGCTGCGCCAGGCTCTCGATGCCGGCCAGTTCGATGCAGCCTTCGGCGGCGCGCGCCGCGACGAGGAGGCGAGCCGCGCCAAGGAGCGCATCTATTCATTCCGCACGCCGGATCATCGCTGGGACCCGCGCAACCAGCGGCCGGAACTCTGGAACATCTATAACGGCCAGATCCGCAAGGGCGAAAGCGTTCGCGTCTTCCCGCTGTCGAACTGGACCGAGGTCGATATCTGGCGCTACATCCAGGCCGAAGACATTCCGCTGGTACCGCTCTACTACGCCAAGAAGCGTCCCTATGTTGAGCGCGACGGCATGATGATCCTCGCCGAAGATCCGCGGCTGGAACTGCTTCCCGGCGAAGTGCGCCAGGAAGGCATGATCCGTTTCCGCACCCTTGGCGATTTTCCGCTGACGGGCGCCATCCCATCGAAAGCGACCACGCTCGAAGAGGTGATCGCCGAACTTGAAATTGCCACGGTTTCCGAACGACAGGGCCGCGCCATCGACCGCGACCAGTCGGGCTCCATGGAAAAGAAGAAGCGTGAAGGATATTTCTGA
- a CDS encoding phosphoadenylyl-sulfate reductase codes for MTVAANPNAEAETLNAKLAGLDLAERLSLVAGLGGRVVFTTSLGIEDQVITAEIGNHRLPIDVVTLQTGRLFPETLSLIDETEKQYDIHISRYEPEQADIDAYAAKYGLNGFYESVEARHACCGVRKLKPLARALAGATIWITGLRRGQSSNRADTPFAEYDAERHLLKVNPLADWDLDIIKAYVADNSVPVNPLHARGYPSIGCEPCTRAIKPGEPERAGRWWWEQDEKRECGLHVAEEATAISAQQ; via the coding sequence ATGACTGTTGCTGCCAATCCAAACGCCGAAGCGGAAACGCTGAACGCGAAACTCGCAGGCCTTGACCTTGCAGAGCGTCTGTCGCTTGTCGCCGGTCTCGGCGGCCGCGTCGTCTTCACGACCTCTCTCGGTATTGAGGACCAGGTCATCACCGCTGAGATCGGCAACCACCGCCTTCCGATCGATGTCGTGACGCTGCAGACCGGACGGCTGTTTCCGGAAACGCTCTCCCTGATCGACGAGACCGAGAAGCAGTACGACATCCACATCAGCCGCTACGAGCCCGAGCAGGCCGATATCGACGCCTATGCCGCCAAATATGGCCTCAACGGCTTCTATGAGAGCGTCGAAGCCAGGCATGCCTGTTGTGGCGTGCGCAAGTTGAAGCCGCTTGCGCGAGCCCTGGCAGGGGCGACGATCTGGATCACCGGTCTGCGCCGCGGCCAGTCGAGCAACCGCGCCGACACGCCGTTTGCCGAGTATGACGCCGAGCGTCATCTCTTGAAGGTCAACCCGCTCGCTGACTGGGATCTCGACATCATCAAGGCCTACGTTGCCGACAACAGCGTGCCGGTCAATCCGCTGCACGCCCGCGGCTATCCCTCGATTGGCTGCGAGCCTTGCACCCGGGCGATCAAGCCCGGCGAGCCGGAACGCGCTGGCCGCTGGTGGTGGGAACAGGACGAAAAGCGTGAATGCGGTCTGCACGTGGCCGAAGAGGCCACGGCGATTTCCGCGCAACAGTAA
- the betA gene encoding choline dehydrogenase gives MQQADFVIIGSGSAGSALAYRLSEDGKNTVIVIEAGGSDFGPFIQMPAALAWPMSMKRYNWGYLSEPEPALNNRRITAPRGKVIGGSSSINGMVYVRGHAEDYNRWEELGAQGWAYADVLPYFKRMEHSHGGEEGWRGTDGPLHVQRGVFRNPLFHAFIEAGKQAGFEATEDYNGSKQEGFGLMEQTIFGGRRWSAANAYLKPALKRPNVEVVYGHAHKVVVENGRATGVEIERGGRVEVVKANREVIVSASSFNSPKLLMLSGIGPGAHLQDMGIEVKANRAGVGANLQDHMEFYFQQVSTKPVSLYSWLPWFWQGVAGAQWMFTRSGLGTSNQFEACAFLRSAPGVKQPDLQYHFLPVAISYDGKAAAKSHGFQVHVGYNLSKSRGNVTLQSSDPKADPVIRFNYMSHPEDWEKFRHCVRLTREIFGQKAFDQYRGPEIQPGETVQTDEQIDAFLRKHLESAYHPCGTCKMGAKSDPMAVVDPETRVIGVDGLRVADSSIFPHVTYGNLNGPSIMTGEKAADHILGKQALPRSNQEPWISPRWAVSDR, from the coding sequence ATGCAGCAGGCAGATTTCGTCATTATTGGCTCCGGCTCGGCGGGCTCCGCCCTCGCCTATCGGCTTTCGGAAGACGGCAAGAACACCGTGATCGTCATCGAGGCGGGCGGCTCCGATTTCGGGCCGTTCATCCAGATGCCGGCAGCCCTTGCCTGGCCGATGAGCATGAAGCGCTACAACTGGGGCTATCTCTCCGAGCCCGAGCCTGCTCTCAACAACCGGCGCATCACCGCGCCGCGCGGCAAAGTGATCGGTGGCTCCTCCTCGATCAACGGCATGGTCTATGTGCGCGGCCACGCCGAGGACTATAATCGCTGGGAAGAGCTCGGGGCCCAGGGATGGGCCTATGCGGACGTCTTGCCCTACTTCAAGCGGATGGAGCACAGCCACGGCGGCGAGGAAGGCTGGCGCGGCACTGACGGACCGTTGCATGTCCAGCGCGGCGTCTTTCGCAACCCACTGTTCCACGCCTTCATCGAGGCTGGCAAGCAGGCGGGCTTCGAGGCGACGGAGGATTACAACGGCTCGAAGCAGGAAGGCTTCGGGCTGATGGAGCAAACCATCTTCGGCGGCCGCCGTTGGTCGGCGGCCAACGCCTATCTGAAACCGGCGCTGAAGCGGCCGAACGTGGAGGTCGTCTATGGCCACGCCCACAAGGTGGTGGTCGAGAACGGCCGGGCGACCGGCGTCGAGATCGAGCGCGGCGGCAGGGTCGAGGTGGTGAAGGCGAACCGGGAGGTCATCGTTTCGGCCTCCTCCTTCAACTCGCCGAAGCTCTTGATGCTCTCGGGCATCGGCCCCGGCGCCCATCTGCAGGACATGGGCATCGAGGTGAAGGCGAACCGGGCGGGCGTCGGCGCCAATCTGCAGGATCACATGGAATTCTACTTCCAGCAGGTCAGCACCAAACCGGTCTCGCTCTATTCGTGGCTTCCCTGGTTCTGGCAGGGCGTCGCCGGCGCGCAGTGGATGTTCACCAGATCCGGGCTCGGCACCTCGAACCAGTTCGAGGCCTGCGCCTTCCTGCGCTCGGCGCCTGGTGTCAAGCAGCCTGACCTCCAGTATCACTTCCTGCCGGTGGCGATCAGCTATGACGGCAAGGCGGCGGCCAAGAGCCATGGCTTCCAGGTGCATGTCGGCTACAATCTGTCGAAGTCGCGCGGCAACGTCACGCTGCAGTCCTCGGACCCGAAGGCCGACCCCGTCATTCGCTTCAACTATATGAGCCATCCAGAGGACTGGGAGAAATTCCGTCATTGTGTGCGGCTCACGCGCGAGATCTTCGGACAAAAGGCCTTCGACCAGTATCGCGGACCGGAGATCCAGCCGGGCGAGACTGTGCAGACCGACGAGCAGATCGACGCCTTCCTGCGCAAGCATCTGGAAAGCGCCTACCACCCCTGCGGCACCTGCAAGATGGGCGCGAAGAGCGACCCGATGGCGGTCGTCGATCCCGAGACCCGTGTCATCGGCGTAGACGGGCTGCGCGTAGCAGATTCGTCGATCTTTCCGCACGTCACCTACGGAAACCTCAACGGTCCCTCGATCATGACCGGTGAGAAGGCGGCCGACCATATCCTCGGCAAGCAGGCGCTGCCGCGCTCCAACCAGGAGCCATGGATCAGCCCGCGCTGGGCGGTGAGTGATCGGTAG
- a CDS encoding GGDEF domain-containing protein: MILLRQCPCEKTIRHSDPALVRRYASDQIVTLAKLVIENAFQPIVEAGTGVVFGYESLMRGQERIGFSSPVEILDEAHKNQQLLQLEQMVASRALAKFATLPHFSSSTLFLNLDVRLIPHGERLVEGLLQHLKLANIPPSSICFEFSERFDNTSVPEFAALVSLLRKAGFKLAIDDFGVGHGEMKLLCDHPVDYLKIDRHFIADIDSSPRKRHLLKNIVHIAHVLGTRVIAEGIETEAEFVACREFGVDLVQGWFISRPTTHITELQPSFPHLLDLPKGKRSPQSLDEILIRKQIEMLPTVYENDTIDSVFELFRRNPHQAFFPVLNANGEPRGILHERHLKEYIYQPFGRDLLKNKVYERTISHFVEMAPIVGLDSDTEQLMAIFANMEGTNCLLLTDNMRYAGVVSAASLIKVMNEKKLKTAQDQNPLTGLPGNRAIRDFMRESSLDGDEKRHFCYCDFDNIKPFNDAYGFHLGDHAISLFAALMRRYFFAERHFLGHVGGDDFFIGVRGWTNEELTEILDRLISDFHDDVLDLYSDADRAAGRIRGHDRAGVEALFPLMRCSIGVLELPEGLVIDDINRVSAEIAHIKAEAKESDEGLVFHLLGETN, translated from the coding sequence TTGATCCTTCTCCGCCAGTGTCCCTGCGAAAAAACAATAAGACACAGCGATCCGGCGCTCGTTCGTCGCTACGCAAGCGATCAAATCGTAACCCTTGCGAAACTCGTCATCGAAAATGCGTTTCAACCCATCGTCGAGGCCGGGACGGGTGTCGTATTCGGCTATGAATCGCTGATGCGCGGACAGGAGCGCATCGGCTTCAGCTCCCCGGTCGAGATTCTGGACGAGGCCCATAAGAACCAGCAGCTGCTGCAGCTGGAGCAGATGGTGGCAAGCCGCGCGCTTGCGAAGTTCGCCACGCTCCCGCATTTCTCGAGCTCGACGCTGTTCCTCAATCTCGATGTCCGTCTGATCCCACATGGCGAGCGGCTGGTGGAAGGCCTGCTGCAGCATCTGAAGCTTGCCAATATCCCACCCTCCTCGATCTGTTTCGAATTCTCCGAGCGCTTCGACAATACCAGTGTGCCGGAGTTTGCGGCCCTCGTATCACTGCTGCGCAAGGCCGGCTTCAAACTGGCGATTGACGATTTCGGCGTCGGCCACGGCGAAATGAAGCTGCTCTGCGACCACCCGGTAGACTATCTGAAGATCGACCGGCATTTCATCGCCGATATCGACAGCAGCCCGCGCAAGCGACACCTTCTGAAGAACATCGTCCACATCGCCCACGTGCTTGGCACCCGCGTCATCGCGGAGGGGATCGAGACCGAGGCAGAGTTCGTCGCCTGCCGCGAATTCGGCGTCGATCTCGTCCAGGGCTGGTTCATCTCCCGCCCGACGACCCATATCACCGAGCTGCAGCCGTCGTTTCCGCACCTGCTGGACCTTCCCAAGGGCAAGCGCAGCCCGCAATCGCTCGACGAGATCCTGATCCGCAAGCAGATCGAGATGCTGCCGACGGTCTACGAGAACGACACGATCGACAGCGTCTTCGAGCTCTTCCGTCGCAATCCGCATCAGGCCTTTTTCCCGGTATTGAACGCGAACGGCGAGCCGCGCGGCATCCTGCACGAGCGGCATCTGAAGGAATACATCTACCAGCCCTTCGGCCGGGATCTGCTGAAGAACAAGGTCTACGAGCGAACCATCTCGCATTTCGTCGAAATGGCTCCGATCGTCGGTCTTGACTCCGATACCGAACAGCTGATGGCGATCTTCGCCAACATGGAAGGCACGAACTGCCTGCTGCTGACCGACAACATGCGCTATGCGGGCGTCGTATCTGCCGCGTCGCTCATCAAGGTCATGAACGAGAAGAAGCTGAAGACCGCCCAGGACCAGAACCCGCTGACCGGGCTGCCGGGCAACAGGGCGATCCGCGACTTCATGCGCGAGTCGAGCCTCGATGGGGACGAGAAGCGTCACTTCTGCTACTGCGATTTCGACAACATCAAGCCGTTCAACGATGCCTACGGTTTCCACCTCGGCGATCACGCGATTTCGCTCTTTGCCGCGCTCATGCGTCGCTATTTCTTCGCCGAGCGCCACTTCCTGGGGCATGTCGGTGGCGACGATTTTTTCATCGGCGTCCGTGGTTGGACCAACGAAGAGCTGACTGAAATTCTCGATCGCTTGATCAGCGATTTCCACGATGATGTGCTCGACCTCTATTCCGACGCCGATCGGGCCGCCGGCCGCATTCGCGGCCATGACCGCGCCGGCGTCGAAGCGCTGTTCCCCCTGATGCGCTGCTCGATCGGCGTGCTGGAGCTGCCGGAAGGTCTCGTCATCGACGACATCAATCGCGTCAGCGCCGAAATCGCCCATATCAAGGCCGAGGCCAAGGAAAGCGATGAAGGGCTCGTCTTCCATCTCTTGGGCGAGACGAATTGA